One Acidiferrobacter thiooxydans DNA window includes the following coding sequences:
- a CDS encoding EVE domain-containing protein — translation MGYWLFKSEPSSFSLEDLMARGAPEPWSGVRNFQARNFMRAMRPGDLGFFYHSSCVEPAIVGEVEVTRAFYPDHTARDPDDHHYDPRAIANPELWSMVDVAFRERYPVPVTLARLKGCPALAGMRLLARGNRLSVLPVTEDEWQIIQGLARAS, via the coding sequence ATGGGCTACTGGCTCTTCAAGAGCGAGCCGAGCTCGTTTTCCCTCGAAGACCTGATGGCGCGCGGCGCCCCCGAGCCCTGGAGCGGGGTACGGAACTTCCAGGCGCGCAATTTCATGCGCGCCATGCGGCCCGGTGATCTCGGGTTTTTTTATCATTCGAGCTGCGTCGAGCCTGCGATCGTAGGCGAGGTCGAGGTCACGCGCGCCTTTTATCCAGACCACACCGCCCGGGATCCGGACGACCACCACTATGATCCGCGCGCGATCGCAAACCCGGAGCTCTGGTCCATGGTCGACGTCGCCTTCCGCGAGCGCTACCCGGTCCCGGTGACCTTGGCCCGCCTCAAGGGTTGTCCGGCGCTTGCCGGCATGCGCCTGCTGGCGCGTGGCAACCGCCTGTCGGTCCTGCCCGTGACCGAAGACGAGTGGCAGATCATCCAGGGGCTCGCGCGCGCATCATGA
- a CDS encoding glutathione S-transferase family protein — protein MRFYHFWFEPASECVRLALGAKAIEHERIIPDYDDDETFFELGVARQVPVLLWDDGRVHTDSQIILRALDAYRPDPPLFGPLQDAQWQALQAWRAQAAGLLERLYAPVRPAYRGLGDHPSHLASYKASLAARFGVSLEELANDRYGVYAQLDALTQFKALGAFLAQHRFYAGTFSAADVLLAADLFALQLQDGITLPIDIMYYFERVQDVCGVDLRDGLIGG, from the coding sequence ATGAGGTTTTATCACTTCTGGTTCGAGCCGGCCTCCGAATGTGTGCGGCTGGCGCTCGGGGCCAAGGCGATCGAACACGAGCGCATCATCCCCGATTATGACGACGACGAGACCTTTTTTGAGCTCGGCGTGGCCCGGCAGGTACCGGTGTTGCTGTGGGACGACGGACGCGTGCACACCGATTCGCAAATAATCCTGCGCGCACTCGATGCGTATCGGCCCGACCCGCCGCTCTTTGGTCCCCTGCAGGATGCGCAGTGGCAGGCCTTGCAGGCGTGGCGCGCGCAGGCCGCGGGCCTTCTCGAGAGGCTCTATGCCCCCGTGCGCCCGGCGTACCGGGGCCTCGGCGATCACCCCTCTCATCTCGCCTCGTATAAGGCCTCGCTCGCGGCGCGTTTTGGCGTAAGCCTGGAGGAGTTGGCCAACGATCGCTACGGGGTCTATGCGCAACTCGATGCCTTGACCCAGTTCAAGGCCTTGGGGGCCTTTCTCGCCCAGCATCGGTTCTATGCGGGGACGTTTTCGGCGGCGGATGTGCTGCTTGCCGCGGACCTTTTTGCCTTGCAGCTTCAAGACGGCATCACGTTGCCGATTGACATCATGTATTATTTTGAGCGCGTTCAGGACGTCTGCGGGGTCGACCTGCGCGACGGCCTGATCGGCGGCTGA
- the ilvA gene encoding threonine ammonia-lyase, biosynthetic: MTRDYLKRILKARVYDVAIESPLSEAMALSRRLRRQVLLKREDMQPVFSFKLRGAYNKIAGLTEEERALGVLTASAGNHAQGVALAAQRLGIRAVIVMPIMAPRIKVEAVRARGAEVVLEGDNYDAAYAHARRLSETQGLPFIHPYDDPDVIAGQGTIGMEILKQHPSDIEAIFVPVGGGGLIAGIALYVKSLRPDIRIIGVEPADADALARSLKEGSRVLLDHVGTFADGVAVRQVGREPFRIARRLVDEVLVVSNDAICAAIKDVFEDTRSIVEPSGALAVAGLKAYAAAHPGDRPLIAIASGANMNFDRLRHVAERAELGERREVVFAATIPEVPGSFRKFCSLIGERNISEFNYRYAGPALAHVFVGIQVGEGDDAHELFTTLTHAGYDILDLTDNEMAKLHVRHLVGGRCPVDDEIVYRFEFPDRPGALMAFLNAMGRDWNISLFHYRNHGADYGRVLIGMQVPAAERKRLPAFLETLGMDYQEETENPAYRLFLR, translated from the coding sequence ATGACACGCGACTACCTCAAACGCATCCTCAAGGCCCGCGTCTATGACGTGGCCATCGAAAGCCCGCTGTCGGAGGCGATGGCCTTGTCGCGTCGACTCCGCCGCCAAGTGCTCCTGAAGCGCGAAGACATGCAGCCGGTGTTTTCCTTCAAGCTGCGTGGCGCCTACAATAAAATCGCGGGGCTTACGGAAGAAGAGCGGGCCTTGGGGGTCTTGACCGCCTCGGCTGGCAATCATGCCCAGGGGGTTGCGCTGGCCGCGCAGCGCCTCGGAATCCGCGCGGTCATCGTGATGCCAATCATGGCACCACGCATCAAGGTCGAGGCGGTGCGCGCGCGCGGTGCCGAGGTAGTGCTCGAGGGCGACAATTACGACGCGGCCTATGCCCATGCCAGGCGCTTGAGCGAAACGCAGGGCCTGCCCTTCATTCACCCCTACGACGATCCCGACGTCATCGCCGGTCAGGGCACGATCGGCATGGAAATCTTGAAGCAACACCCCTCCGATATCGAGGCGATCTTCGTGCCGGTCGGCGGTGGCGGACTGATCGCGGGCATCGCGCTCTACGTGAAGTCCCTGCGACCCGACATCCGTATCATAGGGGTTGAACCCGCCGACGCCGATGCGCTGGCGCGCTCACTCAAGGAGGGCAGCCGCGTGCTCCTAGACCACGTGGGCACGTTCGCTGACGGTGTCGCGGTGCGCCAAGTCGGCCGCGAGCCGTTTCGCATCGCACGGCGTCTGGTCGATGAGGTCCTGGTGGTGAGCAACGACGCGATCTGCGCGGCCATCAAGGATGTTTTCGAGGACACCCGTTCGATCGTGGAGCCGTCCGGGGCGCTTGCGGTGGCCGGGCTCAAGGCCTATGCCGCCGCGCACCCGGGTGACAGGCCGCTCATCGCCATCGCCTCGGGCGCGAACATGAACTTCGATCGGCTGCGACACGTCGCCGAGCGCGCCGAGCTCGGTGAGCGTCGCGAGGTCGTGTTCGCCGCCACCATCCCCGAGGTCCCCGGGAGCTTTCGGAAATTCTGCAGCCTGATCGGCGAGCGCAATATCAGCGAGTTCAATTACCGTTACGCCGGACCCGCGCTTGCCCATGTCTTTGTCGGAATACAGGTCGGGGAGGGCGACGATGCCCACGAACTCTTCACGACCTTAACGCACGCCGGCTACGACATATTGGATCTCACCGACAACGAAATGGCCAAACTACATGTACGCCATCTCGTCGGCGGTCGTTGTCCGGTGGACGACGAGATCGTCTACCGCTTCGAGTTCCCAGACCGGCCCGGCGCCTTGATGGCCTTTCTGAACGCCATGGGCCGTGACTGGAACATCAGCCTCTTCCATTACCGCAATCACGGCGCCGACTATGGCCGGGTCTTGATCGGCATGCAAGTGCCCGCAGCCGAACGAAAGAGGCTTCCGGCGTTCCTGGAGACGCTCGGCATGGATTACCAGGAGGAGACGGAGAATCCCGCCTACCGGCTGTTTCTGCGGTGA
- a CDS encoding phosphate/phosphite/phosphonate ABC transporter substrate-binding protein produces the protein MARLIGGTVLLAGMVGVPSAFAAPRVLTIGIVPQMSPWTLARRWTPVLEAWSAAVGVHIVLRTAPTIRRFERRVAHGDYDLVYLNPADYLRYRGRYRAFARGRGWLQGILVVRRKGPVRGISELAHRLIAFPARHAIAASVEPRRFLRARGIPFQTRYLGLHDAVYRAVAAGLFIAGGGVRQTYDSLPARIRRHLRVLWAGPKGLPHPFAARRTLPASLVRRLTVALVRLPRVVPGAVRRLGFTGFEATRDRDYTRPGAVVLMSR, from the coding sequence ATGGCCCGGTTGATCGGAGGAACTGTCTTGCTGGCCGGCATGGTCGGGGTGCCCAGCGCCTTTGCGGCGCCGCGTGTGCTTACCATCGGCATTGTCCCGCAGATGTCGCCGTGGACGCTCGCGCGTCGCTGGACCCCGGTCCTGGAGGCCTGGTCGGCGGCGGTCGGTGTGCACATCGTGTTGCGCACGGCGCCCACGATCCGCCGTTTTGAGCGGCGTGTCGCGCACGGCGATTACGATCTTGTCTATTTGAACCCGGCGGATTATCTCCGATACCGGGGACGTTATCGGGCCTTTGCCCGCGGCCGGGGGTGGCTGCAGGGCATCCTCGTCGTCCGCCGCAAGGGGCCGGTGCGGGGTATCAGCGAACTCGCGCATCGCCTGATTGCGTTTCCGGCCCGCCACGCGATAGCGGCCTCGGTGGAGCCGCGACGCTTCTTGCGTGCCCGCGGCATCCCGTTTCAGACACGCTATCTCGGTTTGCATGATGCCGTGTATCGTGCCGTGGCCGCCGGTCTTTTTATCGCCGGCGGCGGCGTGCGCCAGACCTACGATAGCCTCCCCGCGCGCATACGTCGCCACCTGCGTGTGTTGTGGGCCGGGCCCAAGGGCCTGCCGCACCCGTTCGCCGCGCGACGCACCCTGCCGGCCTCCCTGGTGCGGCGCCTGACGGTGGCGCTTGTGCGCCTGCCGCGGGTGGTGCCCGGTGCCGTACGGCGGCTTGGATTTACCGGTTTCGAGGCGACGCGCGACCGGGATTACACGCGCCCCGGGGCGGTCGTGCTGATGTCACGCTAA
- a CDS encoding putative bifunctional diguanylate cyclase/phosphodiesterase, translating to MAMSFRTKMVTGIALIEGLFLFAILMSSLGVLSHSRKQALVTRATGDVRLFATAAANALVSDDIGALQRIMRQVMHNHGIAYAAAWDGDGRLLAHAGHKAVSAHTYRAAASVMVDGTSYGRVEIEATDRGFAPILAQASRRIVAIALGEMLLVGVVSWLFGGYLMRQIAAIEAGTERIARGEFGFRLPVAGRDELARMIEGFNAMSAQLKTLHDETTRQHQQILAVNERLEERVHERTEALAVANRELEYLAMHDPLTGLPNRILLQDRLLQAIRIGHREAAPFALMVLDLDGFKEVNDSLGHQAGDRLLHEVAMRLVARLRQSDTAVRLGGDEFAILLPNVANAADTETVARKLLSGLEEPVVLGDRRVYVTASCGAALFPEHGDEVGVLLRHADRAMYEAKRGRRGFLMFVPAMDEEGDDRLRLQVDLDHAIRHGDLVLHYQPKIDLVTGKLSGAEALVRWQHPVLGMLPPARFVPLAERTHLIGPLTFHVLRLAATQARAWAEQGRPLPIAVNVSAINLDDGGFVESVEHILKDVGVAAGLIELEVTETTLMRDPERARAAIQALNELGVRVAIDDFGTGYSSMTYLRKLAVAKIKIDKSFVMDMSVSRNDNVIVRSIIDLGHSLGLKVVGEGVETADTMAVLASLGCDYAQGFHLARPMDVEAFDAWWQQNR from the coding sequence ATGGCGATGTCCTTTCGCACGAAAATGGTCACGGGGATAGCGCTCATCGAGGGGCTGTTCCTGTTCGCGATCCTGATGAGCAGCCTCGGGGTCTTGTCGCACTCGCGCAAGCAGGCGCTCGTGACGCGTGCCACGGGCGATGTGCGCCTGTTTGCAACCGCCGCCGCCAATGCGCTCGTCAGCGATGATATCGGTGCCCTGCAGCGCATCATGCGCCAGGTCATGCATAACCATGGGATCGCCTATGCCGCGGCGTGGGACGGAGACGGTCGGCTGTTGGCGCATGCCGGACACAAGGCCGTCTCCGCCCACACCTATCGCGCGGCGGCCTCGGTTATGGTCGACGGGACGTCCTATGGCCGGGTCGAGATCGAGGCCACCGATCGCGGTTTCGCGCCGATCCTGGCACAGGCCAGCCGGCGCATCGTGGCCATAGCCCTAGGCGAGATGCTGCTGGTGGGGGTCGTATCCTGGCTCTTCGGGGGTTATCTCATGCGCCAGATTGCCGCCATCGAGGCCGGTACCGAGCGCATCGCGCGCGGCGAATTCGGCTTTCGGCTCCCGGTCGCGGGCAGGGATGAGTTGGCGCGCATGATCGAGGGCTTCAATGCGATGTCGGCGCAATTGAAGACCTTGCACGATGAAACGACGCGCCAGCACCAGCAGATCCTGGCGGTCAACGAGAGGCTCGAGGAGCGCGTCCATGAGCGCACCGAGGCGCTGGCGGTCGCCAACCGCGAGCTCGAATACCTGGCCATGCACGACCCCTTGACCGGCCTGCCTAACCGCATCCTGCTGCAAGATCGTCTGCTTCAGGCGATTCGTATCGGACATCGGGAGGCCGCGCCCTTTGCCCTCATGGTCCTGGATCTCGACGGCTTCAAGGAGGTCAACGACAGCCTCGGCCACCAGGCCGGCGATCGCTTATTGCATGAGGTGGCCATGCGGCTGGTCGCCCGGCTGCGTCAGTCGGACACCGCTGTCCGTCTCGGTGGGGATGAGTTTGCCATCCTGTTGCCTAATGTGGCGAATGCCGCGGATACGGAAACGGTAGCGCGCAAGCTCCTGAGCGGCCTCGAAGAACCGGTGGTCCTGGGGGATCGCCGTGTGTACGTGACGGCAAGCTGCGGCGCGGCCTTGTTTCCGGAGCACGGCGATGAGGTCGGCGTGCTTCTGCGCCATGCCGACCGTGCCATGTATGAGGCCAAGCGCGGCCGGCGCGGCTTCCTGATGTTTGTCCCGGCCATGGACGAGGAGGGGGATGACCGCCTGCGGTTGCAGGTCGATCTCGACCACGCCATCCGGCATGGGGATCTGGTGCTGCATTATCAGCCCAAGATCGATCTCGTCACCGGCAAGCTCTCGGGGGCCGAGGCCCTGGTCCGCTGGCAACACCCGGTACTCGGGATGCTGCCGCCGGCGCGCTTCGTACCCCTGGCGGAGCGCACGCACCTCATAGGGCCGTTGACCTTCCATGTGCTGCGTCTCGCGGCCACACAGGCCCGCGCCTGGGCGGAACAGGGGCGGCCGCTGCCGATCGCGGTCAATGTCTCGGCCATCAATCTCGATGATGGCGGATTTGTAGAGAGCGTGGAGCATATCCTGAAGGATGTGGGGGTCGCGGCCGGCCTCATCGAGCTCGAGGTCACCGAGACCACGCTCATGCGTGACCCCGAGCGCGCTCGCGCCGCGATCCAGGCACTGAACGAACTCGGGGTGCGTGTGGCCATCGATGACTTCGGCACCGGTTATTCATCCATGACCTATCTACGCAAGCTTGCGGTCGCGAAGATCAAGATCGACAAGTCGTTTGTCATGGACATGAGCGTGAGCCGCAACGACAACGTGATCGTACGTTCCATCATCGATCTCGGCCACTCCCTGGGACTCAAGGTCGTGGGCGAAGGCGTCGAGACCGCGGATACGATGGCGGTCCTGGCGAGCCTCGGTTGCGATTACGCGCAAGGCTTTCATCTCGCCCGACCCATGGATGTGGAGGCCTTCGATGCGTGGTGGCAGCAAAACCGGTGA
- the rpiA gene encoding ribose-5-phosphate isomerase RpiA codes for MTQDDMKKAAAEAALEFVPKSGIIGVGTGSTANYFIDLLATIKGRLDGAVASSVATAERLKRHGIPVVDLNEAGTLAVYVDGADEATVHRALIKGGGGALTREKIVAAASRSFVCIADEGKLVEVLGRFPLPVEVIPMARSLVAREITALGGEPVLRQGFTTDNGNVILDVHGLKILDPVALEERLNQMVGVVTNGLFARRGADVLLLGTANGVRRLS; via the coding sequence ATGACCCAAGACGACATGAAGAAGGCGGCGGCCGAGGCCGCCCTGGAGTTCGTTCCCAAAAGCGGCATTATCGGCGTGGGCACGGGCAGCACGGCCAATTACTTCATTGACCTTCTGGCGACCATCAAGGGCCGTCTGGACGGCGCGGTGGCGAGCTCGGTGGCAACGGCCGAGCGGCTGAAGAGGCACGGTATTCCGGTCGTGGACCTGAACGAGGCCGGCACGCTCGCCGTCTACGTCGATGGCGCCGACGAGGCCACCGTGCATCGCGCCCTGATCAAGGGCGGTGGTGGGGCGTTGACGCGCGAGAAGATCGTGGCGGCGGCCAGCCGGTCATTCGTTTGTATCGCGGACGAAGGCAAGCTGGTCGAGGTCCTGGGGCGCTTTCCGCTACCCGTCGAGGTGATCCCGATGGCGCGCAGCCTAGTGGCCCGCGAGATCACGGCGCTCGGCGGCGAGCCGGTCCTGCGCCAGGGATTCACGACCGACAATGGCAACGTGATCCTGGACGTGCATGGATTGAAGATCCTCGATCCTGTGGCCCTGGAGGAGCGTCTGAACCAGATGGTGGGCGTGGTCACCAATGGCCTGTTTGCCCGTCGCGGCGCCGACGTGCTGTTACTGGGGACCGCCAACGGGGTGCGCCGCCTGTCCTAG
- a CDS encoding YhdH/YhfP family quinone oxidoreductase — MDPVFDAYVVDKEGRGAITAGLARCPIDELKSPGVLIRVQYSSLNYKDALAARGEPGIVKRFPHVPGIDAAGVRADDPAAGAVLVTGYGLGTEVWGGYGDYIRVPDDWIIPIPAGLTTRDSMVLGTAGLTAALCVDALLQAGLDPAQGEILVTGATGGVGTLAISLLVKLGFTVAALTRKPAAEAYLRGLGAARVVAPTDGGASDKALHKAQWAAAIDTVGGEVLADVLKAVGYGGAVAACGMAAGTRFQGSVFPFILRGVRLLGIDSVQCPRAVRDELWARLAGPWRLSHLADIEQVVDRQHLGPAITALLQGTRTGRTLVVVTGEPA; from the coding sequence ATGGACCCCGTATTTGATGCCTATGTGGTCGATAAAGAGGGGCGCGGGGCCATTACTGCGGGTCTTGCGCGATGCCCTATCGATGAACTGAAGTCCCCGGGCGTCCTGATCCGCGTCCAGTATTCGAGCCTCAACTATAAGGATGCCCTCGCCGCGCGCGGCGAGCCTGGCATCGTCAAGCGCTTCCCCCATGTGCCGGGCATCGATGCCGCGGGCGTGCGCGCCGACGACCCCGCGGCCGGTGCGGTGCTCGTGACCGGCTATGGCCTGGGTACGGAGGTGTGGGGTGGTTACGGCGACTATATCCGGGTCCCCGACGACTGGATCATCCCCATTCCCGCGGGACTGACGACGCGCGACAGCATGGTGCTCGGCACCGCGGGCCTCACCGCGGCCTTGTGCGTCGACGCCCTTTTGCAGGCCGGTCTCGACCCGGCCCAAGGCGAGATCCTGGTGACCGGGGCCACCGGCGGGGTCGGCACGCTGGCCATCTCGTTGCTCGTAAAGCTCGGCTTTACGGTGGCGGCCCTGACCCGCAAGCCGGCCGCGGAGGCCTATCTCCGGGGTTTGGGGGCGGCCCGTGTCGTGGCGCCCACGGATGGGGGCGCTTCCGACAAGGCCCTGCACAAGGCGCAATGGGCGGCGGCGATCGATACGGTCGGTGGCGAGGTCTTGGCCGACGTTCTCAAGGCGGTCGGGTATGGCGGGGCGGTCGCGGCCTGCGGCATGGCCGCCGGTACCCGTTTTCAGGGCTCGGTCTTCCCGTTCATCCTGCGCGGCGTGCGCCTGCTCGGGATCGATTCCGTACAGTGTCCGCGCGCCGTTCGTGACGAGCTGTGGGCGCGTCTCGCCGGCCCATGGCGGCTTTCGCATCTCGCGGATATCGAGCAGGTGGTGGACCGTCAACACCTCGGTCCGGCGATTACGGCACTGCTCCAGGGTACACGTACGGGGCGTACGCTCGTGGTCGTCACCGGCGAGCCCGCCTGA
- the trxC gene encoding thioredoxin TrxC — protein MSITQLVCPHCGQKNRVPAERLAQNPRCGACHNPLITGEPINVDERGFAEHIAGNELPVLVDFWAPWCGPCRMMAPAFAQAAADLKLKARFLKVNTEDQQGLASRYDVRSIPTLAVFKGGREVARVAGAMDAGRLKGWIAPHL, from the coding sequence GTGTCGATCACACAACTGGTGTGCCCACACTGCGGGCAAAAAAACCGGGTCCCGGCGGAACGTCTGGCCCAGAATCCCCGATGCGGGGCCTGCCACAATCCGCTCATCACAGGCGAGCCCATCAATGTCGACGAGCGCGGATTTGCAGAGCACATCGCCGGCAACGAGCTCCCGGTCCTGGTCGATTTCTGGGCCCCGTGGTGCGGGCCATGCCGCATGATGGCCCCGGCCTTCGCGCAGGCGGCCGCCGACCTCAAACTAAAGGCGCGCTTCCTCAAGGTCAACACCGAGGACCAACAGGGGCTCGCGAGCCGCTATGATGTGCGCAGCATCCCCACGCTCGCGGTCTTCAAGGGCGGCCGCGAGGTCGCGCGCGTGGCCGGGGCCATGGATGCCGGCCGTCTCAAGGGGTGGATCGCTCCCCATCTCTAG
- a CDS encoding tRNA (cytidine(34)-2'-O)-methyltransferase, with amino-acid sequence MTASDTTFHVVLFEPEIPPNTGNVIRLCANTGASLHLIAPLGFRLEDRLLRRAGLDYHEWVTLSVHPDLDTFRKDAAPRRIWAFSTRADRLYTEARYEPGDALLFGPETRGLPEEVLTSVPPEQRLRLPMRPGNRSLNLSNSVAVAVFEAWRQHRFAGGR; translated from the coding sequence ATGACAGCATCCGATACGACGTTCCATGTAGTCCTTTTCGAACCCGAGATCCCGCCCAATACCGGCAACGTCATCAGGCTCTGCGCCAACACCGGGGCCAGCCTTCACCTGATCGCGCCCCTCGGTTTTCGCCTGGAGGACCGGCTGTTGCGTCGCGCCGGGCTCGATTATCACGAGTGGGTGACGCTCAGCGTCCATCCGGATCTGGACACCTTCCGGAAAGATGCCGCTCCACGGCGCATCTGGGCGTTCTCGACACGCGCCGACCGTCTCTACACCGAGGCCCGCTACGAGCCCGGGGACGCGCTGCTCTTCGGTCCCGAGACCCGCGGCCTGCCTGAGGAGGTGTTGACCTCAGTCCCCCCCGAACAGCGCCTGCGGCTGCCGATGCGGCCGGGCAACCGCAGCCTGAACCTTTCGAACAGCGTCGCGGTGGCCGTCTTCGAGGCGTGGCGGCAACATCGGTTCGCGGGCGGCCGCTAA
- a CDS encoding prepilin-type N-terminal cleavage/methylation domain-containing protein codes for MKRQQAGFTLIELVVVIIILGILAAVALPKFMGLSTDARVSVVSGMTGSVAEAADMVHALAEVQGQVASTGNVTLPDGTKITTAYGYPDATATGILASLQDSSTAPTQTFPFTFTAGSGTTPATFAYTAVGGTANTKCEASYTAPAATGATPTVSATTSGC; via the coding sequence ATGAAGCGGCAGCAGGCGGGCTTTACCTTAATCGAGTTGGTGGTGGTCATTATCATCCTGGGCATCCTGGCGGCGGTCGCCCTGCCGAAGTTCATGGGGCTTAGTACCGACGCGCGGGTCTCCGTGGTGAGCGGCATGACAGGCTCGGTGGCCGAGGCCGCCGACATGGTCCATGCCCTGGCCGAGGTACAGGGTCAGGTGGCGTCGACAGGAAACGTCACCTTGCCCGATGGAACGAAGATCACGACTGCGTATGGCTATCCGGACGCGACTGCGACCGGCATCCTTGCATCCCTGCAGGACAGTTCGACCGCACCCACGCAGACGTTCCCCTTCACCTTTACGGCGGGTAGCGGTACCACTCCCGCGACCTTCGCCTATACCGCGGTGGGCGGGACGGCCAATACCAAGTGTGAGGCGAGCTATACGGCGCCGGCGGCGACAGGTGCCACCCCCACCGTGAGCGCGACAACCAGCGGCTGTTAG
- a CDS encoding Tfp pilus assembly protein FimT/FimU, with amino-acid sequence MTVFEDLGTFHGVPGRLADGGARCQGGPDTAMAGYTLLELMAILIIVGILAAVLAPRFLGTSGFTGQTTTDKLLAAARYAETLAQNQGVTTALTVGANSFSVTQNGVAVANPARPSTSFIVPLPAGVTITPQTTVNFARPGVPSTTPTFTITGTGFKASLYVTTTGYIYECGPQGACPP; translated from the coding sequence ATGACGGTATTCGAGGATCTCGGGACATTTCATGGGGTACCCGGGCGACTCGCGGATGGCGGGGCGCGATGCCAGGGCGGCCCGGACACGGCGATGGCCGGGTATACGCTGCTCGAACTTATGGCGATCCTCATCATAGTCGGCATCCTCGCGGCGGTCCTTGCACCGCGATTCCTGGGCACCTCCGGGTTCACCGGGCAGACGACCACCGATAAGCTGCTGGCCGCGGCCCGTTATGCCGAGACGCTGGCGCAAAACCAGGGGGTCACCACCGCGCTTACGGTCGGCGCCAACTCCTTCTCGGTCACCCAAAACGGCGTGGCGGTCGCCAATCCCGCACGGCCATCGACGAGCTTTATCGTCCCGCTGCCCGCGGGTGTCACGATCACGCCCCAGACCACCGTGAACTTCGCGCGTCCCGGCGTTCCGAGCACCACCCCGACCTTCACGATCACCGGGACCGGCTTCAAGGCGAGCCTCTATGTCACGACAACTGGCTACATCTATGAATGCGGGCCCCAGGGGGCGTGTCCGCCATGA
- a CDS encoding prepilin-type N-terminal cleavage/methylation domain-containing protein, with product MRPRPYLPTRRRVAGLSLIELIVAIVLLAILGAGFMAMYGEVTRRNAAGEQTAPMTWVAQGVMEYELLQTELSVAGTPVAFNAQFGPYAASATYTTAATKTVGKRANAVTYYAYLVTVTVTCASGGCTPMVFTSYVYST from the coding sequence ATGAGACCTCGCCCCTATCTCCCCACCCGGCGTCGGGTCGCGGGCCTCAGTCTGATCGAGCTCATCGTTGCCATCGTGCTGCTTGCGATCCTCGGTGCCGGCTTTATGGCCATGTACGGGGAGGTGACGCGCCGGAATGCAGCTGGCGAGCAGACCGCGCCCATGACCTGGGTGGCTCAGGGGGTCATGGAGTATGAACTCCTGCAGACCGAACTCTCGGTCGCTGGGACACCGGTTGCCTTCAATGCCCAGTTTGGCCCTTATGCGGCCAGTGCCACGTACACGACCGCGGCCACGAAGACGGTGGGAAAGAGGGCTAATGCGGTCACCTATTATGCCTATCTCGTGACGGTCACGGTCACCTGCGCCTCCGGCGGCTGCACCCCTATGGTCTTTACATCCTATGTCTACTCGACCTGA
- a CDS encoding Tfp pilus assembly protein FimT/FimU gives MSTRPDAGLTLIEMVVAIVLTAILMAMAAPLLTHLIRSYVTGAQGADLATAAGPAVARLQWDGRNAYEMTVTNTCTLDLENINGQTLESYQYAGGQLYRNTTLILGDLQSPGGACPFGPASGGPVYAVVYDFLYTGPSGQGHLAVDGVLSAYALS, from the coding sequence ATGTCTACTCGACCTGACGCCGGCCTGACCTTGATCGAGATGGTCGTGGCCATTGTGCTCACGGCCATCCTCATGGCGATGGCCGCCCCCTTGCTCACGCACCTCATAAGGAGTTATGTGACCGGGGCGCAGGGGGCGGATCTGGCTACGGCGGCCGGGCCTGCCGTGGCGCGCCTGCAGTGGGACGGGCGCAATGCCTACGAGATGACGGTGACAAATACCTGCACCCTCGACCTGGAGAATATCAACGGCCAGACCCTCGAGTCCTACCAGTACGCGGGGGGCCAACTGTACCGCAACACCACCCTGATACTGGGGGACCTGCAGAGCCCAGGCGGGGCCTGCCCGTTCGGACCCGCGAGTGGCGGTCCCGTATACGCCGTGGTCTATGACTTCCTGTACACGGGCCCAAGTGGTCAGGGACACCTGGCGGTGGATGGGGTCTTGTCGGCCTATGCGCTCTCCTAG